One Phaseolus vulgaris cultivar G19833 chromosome 4, P. vulgaris v2.0, whole genome shotgun sequence DNA window includes the following coding sequences:
- the LOC137837083 gene encoding glucan endo-1,3-beta-D-glucosidase-like, with translation MLKKLRRKVSTALRSGLKNGSKPYKNPSPPPSSPLPLPSVPVRTMSHTRKHSPFLFPHANSSVVPDPSNFFSPNLLSNPLPTNSFFQNFTLKNGDQPEYIHPYLIKSSNFSLSLSYPSRSFNPSFTYQVFNPDLTISSSQKPHLSHFNHTISSHNDLSVTLDIPSSNLRFFLVRGSPFLTLSVTQPTPLSITTIHAILSFSSSDSLTKHTFSLNNGQTWILYASSPIRLSHGLSEINSDAFSGIIRIALLPDSDSKHEAVLDRFSSCYPVSGEAVFARPFCVEYKWEKKGWGDLLMLAHPLHLQLLADGGCDVNVLSDFKYGSIDGDLVGVVGDSWSLKTDPVSVTWHSIRGVREESRDEVVSALVNDVEGLNSSSITTNSSYFYGKLIARAARLALIAEEMCFLDVIPKVRKYLKETIEPWLEGTFNGNGFLYDRKWGGIVTKQGSTDAGADFGFGIYNDHHYHLGYFVYGIAVLAKIDPVWGRKYKPQAYSLMADFMTLSRRSNSNYTRLRCFDLYKLHSWAGGLTEFADGRNQESTSEAVNAYYSAALMGLAYGDTHLVATGSTLTALEIHAAQMWWHVKQGDNHYGEEFERENKVVGVLWANKRDSGLWFAPPEWKECRLGIQLLPLLPISEVLFSDVDFVKDLVEWTLPALNREGVGEGWKGFVYALKGIYDNEGALQRVRSLNGFDDGNTLTNLLWWIHSRSDEEEFGHGKHCWFGHYCH, from the coding sequence atgttgaaaaaacTTAGACGCAAGGTTAGCACAGCCCTGAGAAGTGGCCTTAAGAATGGGTCCAAACCCTATAAAAACCCATCACCACCACCTTCATCACCATTACCACTTCCATCAGTACCAGTAAGAACAATGTCTCATACTAGAAAGCATTCTCCTTTTCTGTTTCCACATGCTAATTCCTCTGTTGTTCCTGATCCCTCCAATTTCTTCTCCCCAAACCTTCTCTCAAATCCCCTCCCCACTAACTCTTTCTTCCAAAACTTTACCTTGAAAAATGGTGATCAACCTGAGTATATTCACCCTTACCTCATCAAATCCTCAAACTTTTCTCTCTCCCTTTCATACCCATCTCGCTCTTTTAACCCCTCCTTCACTTACCAGGTCTTCAACCCTGATCTCACCATTTCTTCCTCTCAAAAGCCCCACCTTTCCCATTTCAACCATACCATCTCTTCCCACAATGATCTCAGTGTCACTTTGGACATCCCTTCTTCCAATTTGAGGTTTTTCCTTGTTAGGGGTAGCCCCTTTTTGACCCTCTCCGTGACTCAACCGACCCCTCTTTCCATCACCACTATTCACGCCATTCTATCCTTTTCCTCCAGTGATTCCCTCACAAAGCACACTTTTAGCCTCAACAATGGCCAGACTTGGATTTTGTATGCTTCTTCGCCGATCAGGTTGAGTCATGGACTTTCTGAGATAAATTCTGATGCGTTTTCTGGCATAATTAGGATTGCCCTGTTGCCTGATTCTGATTCGAAGCACGAGGCTGTGCTTGACAGGTTCAGTTCCTGTTACCCTGTGAGCGGTGAGGCTGTGTTTGCCAGGCCATTTTGTGTGGAGTATAAGTGGGAGAAGAAAGGGTGGGGTGATTTGTTGATGTTGGCACACCCTCTTCATCTTCAGCTTTTGGCTGATGGTGGTTGTGATGTTAATGTTCTGAGTGATTTTAAGTATGGGAGCATTGATGGGGACCTTGTTGGGGTTGTTGGTGATTCATGGAGTTTGAAAACTGATCCTGTTTCTGTGACTTGGCACTCTATAAGGGGTGTGAGAGAAGAATCCCGGGATGAGGTTGTTTCGGCGCTTGTGAATGATGTTGAGGGGCTGAATTCATCTTCAATAACGACGAACTCGTCGTATTTTTATGGGAAACTGATTGCAAGGGCTGCAAGGTTGGCTCTGATAGCTGAAGAGATGTGTTTTCTTGATGTGATTCCTAAGGTTAGGAAGTATTTGAAGGAAACCATTGAACCGTGGCTGGAGGGGACTTTTAATGGGAATGGATTTCTGTATGATAGGAAATGGGGTGGCATTGTTACCAAACAAGGGTCCACTGATGCTGGTGCTGATTTTGGGTTTGGAATTTACAATGATCACCATTATCATTTGGGATACTTCGTTTATGGAATTGCAGTGCTTGCTAAGATTGATCCAGTGTGGGGTAGGAAGTATAAGCCTCAAGCCTATTCTCTCATGGCAGATTTTATGACACTGAGCAGAAGATCAAACTCGAACTACACAAGACTAAGGTGTTTTGACCTTTATAAATTACACTCATGGGCTGGAGGGTTAACTGAGTTTGCAGATGGAAGAAATCAGGAGAGTACCAGTGAAGCTGTTAATGCATACTATTCTGCTGCCTTGATGGGTCTGGCATATGGTGACACACACCTTGTTGCCACTGGATCAACGCTCACAGCATTGGAGATTCATGCAGCTCAAATGTGGTGGCATGTGAAACAGGGAGATAATCACTATGGTGAAGAGTTTGAGAGGGAGAACAAGGTAGTTGGTGTTCTTTGGGCTAACAAGAGGGACAGTGGACTATGGTTTGCGCCTCCTGAGTGGAAAGAATGTCGGCTTGGGATTCAACTCTTACCGTTACTGCCGATTTCTGAAGTGTTGTTCTCCGATGTTGATTTTGTGAAGGATCTTGTGGAGTGGACATTGCCTGCCTTGAACAGGGAAGGTGTTGGAGAAGGATGGAAAGGGTTTGTTTATGCACTGAAGGGAATATATGATAATGAAGGTGCATTGCAGAGGGTAAGAAGCTTGAATGGTTTTGATGATGGAAACACATTGACTAATCTATTGTGGTGGATTCACAGCAGAAGTGATGAAGAGGAATTTGGTCATGGAAAACACTGCTGGTTTGGTCATTACTGCCACTAG
- the LOC137837084 gene encoding glucan endo-1,3-beta-D-glucosidase-like — protein sequence MFKKLGRKIEREITKPFKNKPRPRPTFPPPPPPPPPPPPLPSSTPPPPPPPPSPPPPPLPKQPNAPFLFPQAHSTILPDPSTFFAPNLLSSPLPTNSFFQNYVLQNGDTPEYIHPYLIKSSNSSLSLSYPSLNFNSSFIAQVFNPDITISSTESKTTPGLHARHVISSFSDLSLTLDIPSSNLRFFLVRGSPFVTASVTCPTPLSITTMHAILSLSSNNSLTKHTLQLNNGQSWLINTSSPISLNHSLSEITSGEFSGIIRIAVLPDSDPKYEAILNRFSSCYPVSGDATFTNPFCVKYKWEKKGWGELLMLAHPLHLQLLNDGGDSGVTVLHNLKFRSIDGELVGVVGDSWLLKTDPVSVTWHSTRGIKEEFHEEIFSVLSEDVEALNPLGITTTSCYFYGKIVARAARLALIAEEVAFLDAMPVIRKFLKEIIEPWLDGTFSGNGFLYEGKWGGIVTKQGSKDSGADFGFGVYNDHHYNLGYFLYGIAVLAKIDPAWGRKYKPQAYSLVADFMSLGRRSDSKYTRLRCFDLYKLHSWAGGLTEFEDGRNQESTSEAVNAYYSAALMGLAYGDTQLIATGSTLAALEIHAAQMWWHLGEGHKLYEEDFTKENKVVSVVWANKRDSGLWFAPSQWRECRLGIHVLPLSPITEALFSDVGYVKELVEWTVPNLNRKCVGEGWKGFIYALEGTYDKESALQKVRSLKVFDDGNSVSNLLWWIHSRGDVEEEFGQGKQCWFGHYCH from the coding sequence ATGTTTAAGAAACTTGGAAGAAAAATTgaaagagaaatcacaaaaccCTTCAAAAATAAACCACGACCAAGACCAACATTtccacctccaccacctcctcctcctccaccaccaccacttcCTTCATCTACACCTCCACCGCCACCTCCGCCGCcatctcctcctcctcctcctcttcctAAGCAACCAAATGCTCCATTTCTCTTCCCTCAAGCTCACTCCACTATTCTCCCTGACCCTTCAACCTTCTTTGCTCCAAACCTTCTCTCTTCTCCACTCCCTACAAACTCTTTCTTCCAAAACTATGTTCTTCAAAATGGAGACACACCTGAATACATTCACCCCTACCTCATCAAATCCTCAAACTCCTCCCTCTCCCTCTCCTACCCTTCTCTCAACTTCAACTCTTCTTTCATAGCACAGGTTTTCAACCCTGACATCACCATCTCTTCCACTGAGAGCAAAACCACCCCAGGCTTACACGCCAGGCACGTCATCTCTTCCTTCAGTGATCTAAGTCTCACTTTGGACATTCCCTCTTCAAACCTCAGGTTCTTTCTTGTCAGGGGAAGCCCTTTTGTGACAGCATCAGTTACATGTCCCACACCACTTTCCATCACCACCATGCATGCCATTCTTTCACTCTCATCCAATAACTCCCTCACCAAACACACCTTGCAGCTCAACAATGGCCAATCGTGGCTCATTAACACTTCCTCGCCCATCAGTTTAAACCACAGCCTTTCTGAGATTACTTCTGGTGAATTTTCTGGCATAATTAGGATAGCAGTGTTGCCTGATTCTGACCCTAAGTATGAGGCAATCCTCAATAGGTTCAGCTCTTGTTATCCTGTCTCTGGGGATGCAACATTCACAAATCCGTTCTGTGTAAAGTATAAATGGGAAAAGAAAGGGTGGGGAGAGTTGTTAATGCTAGCTCACCCTCTTCACCTTCAGCTTTTGAATGATGGTGGTGATAGTGGTGTGACAGTTctgcataatttaaaatttagaagtaTTGATGGAGAGCTTGTTGGTGTTGTTGGAGACTCCTGGCTGCTGAAAACCGACCCGGTTTCAGTTACTTGGCATTCCACAAGAGGAATAAAAGAAGAATTCCATGAAGAGATTTTTTCAGTGCTTTCTGAAGATGTGGAAGCTTTGAATCCCTTGGGAATAACAACAACATCATGCTATTTTTATGGGAAGATTGTAGCAAGGGCAGCAAGGTTAGCATTGATAGCTGAAGAGGTGGCTTTTCTCGATGCCATGCCTGTGATTAGGAAGTTCTTGAAGGAGATCATTGAGCCATGGTTAGACGGAACTTTCAGTGGAAATGGTTTTCTCTATGAGGGAAAATGGGGAGGGATTGTTACTAAACAAGGGTCTAAAGATTCAGGAGCAGATTTTGGGTTTGGTGTTTATAATGATCATCATTACAATTTGGGGTACTTCCTTTATGGAATTGCGGTGCTTGCAAAGATTGATCCAGCTTGGGGAAGGAAGTACAAACCTCAAGCCTATTCACTTGTAGCAGATTTCATGAGCTTGGGAAGAAGATCAGACTCTAAGTACACGCGTTTGAGGTGTTTTGATCTGTATAAATTGCACTCTTGGGCTGGAGGGTTAACTGAATTTGAAGATGGAAGAAATCAGGAGAGTACTAGTGAAGCTGTGAATGCATATTATTCTGCAGCATTGATGGGTCTAGCATATGGTGACACTCAACTTATTGCCACTGGATCAACACTTGCAGCATTGGAAATTCATGCAGCTCAAATGTGGTGGCATTTGGGAGAGGGACATAAACTGTACGAGGAAGATTTTACAAAAGAGAACAAGGTGGTAAGTGTTGTGTGGGCTAACAAGAGAGATAGTGGACTATGGTTTGCTCCTTCTCAGTGGAGAGAGTGCAGGCTTGGTATTCATGTTTTACCACTGTCTCCTATTACCGAGGCCTTGTTCTCAGATGTTGGTTATGTGAAGGAACTTGTGGAGTGGACAGTGCCCAATTTGAACAGAAAATGTGTTGGAGAAGGGTGGAAGGGGTTTATCTATGCCTTGGAAGGAACTTATGATAAAGAAAGTGCACTGCAAAAGGtaagaagcttgaaagttttTGATGATGGGAACTCAGTGTCTAATCTGTTGTGGTGGATTCATAGCAGGGGTGATGTGGAAGAGGAATTTGGTCAAGGAAAACAATGCTGGTTTGGCCATTACTGCCACTAA
- the LOC137837086 gene encoding 2-oxoglutarate-dependent dioxygenase DAO-like, which produces MEASVPVVDFQKLSEEEEWKKLREACEKCGCLRIINHPIPKTLMSEMKSVVKYVHDLPLEIKMRNKSIIPDSGYVPPFPTSPLYEGMGIYDMNESPKALEDFFSQLDLPTYHRQIVKTYGEAIHDLASTISQKMAKSLGVVGVDFKDWPFILRTIKYSFTQENIGEMGAQLHSDTGFITLLQDDENVSGLELLDDSGLFKAVPPKSGSFLCIIGDVGQVWSNGKFWNVRHRVICKEIGTRYSFGAFMLAPRDGNVEAPTKLVELDNGRRYQPFKYEDLRKFRINTGEVLDQYRIA; this is translated from the exons ATGGAGGCTAGTGTTCCTGTGGTGGATTTTCAGAAGCTTTCAGAGGAAGAGGAGTGGAAGAAGCTAAGAGAAGCATGTGAGAAATGTGGTTGTTTGAGGATCATCAACCACCCTATTCCAAAAACTCTGATGAGTGAAATGAAATCAGTGGTGAAATACGTGCATGATCTTCCTTTGGAGATCAAAATGCGCAACAAATCCATAATTCCTGATAGTGGTTATGTGCCACCCTTTCCAACAAGTCCTCTCTATGAGGGCATGGGGATATATGACATGAATGAATCACCAAAGGCACTTGAAGATTTCTTCTCCCAATTGGATTTGCCAACCTATCACAG GCAAATAGTAAAGACATATGGGGAAGCAATTCATGACTTGGCATCAACTATATCACAAAAGATGGCAAAGTCTTTGGGTGTAGTGGGTGTTGATTTCAAGGATTGGCCATTCATTTTAAGAACTATTAAATATAGTTTCACCCAAGAAAATATAGGTGAAATGGGAGCACAGTTGCACTCAGATACAGGATTTATCACTCTTCTTCAAGATGATGAAAATGTTAGTGGTCTTGAGCTGTTGGATGATTCTGGCTTATTTAAGGCAGTGCCTCCTAAATCAGGGTCATTCCTTTGCATTATTGGAGATGTTGGACAA GTTTGGAGCAATGGAAAATTTTGGAATGTTAGGCATCGTGTAATATGCAAGGAAATAGGAACTCGTTATTCATTTGGTGCATTTATGTTAGCACCAAGGGATGGTAATGTTGAGGCCCCAACAAAGTTGGTGGAACTTGACAATGGTCGACGTTATCAACCATTTAAGTATGAAGATTTAAGGAAGTTCAGAATCAACACAGGTGAAGTTCTTGATCAATACCGCATTGCTTAG